In the Mauremys mutica isolate MM-2020 ecotype Southern chromosome 13, ASM2049712v1, whole genome shotgun sequence genome, one interval contains:
- the LOC123348644 gene encoding olfactory receptor 1020-like — protein sequence MKLMPNIHERNQMNITEFILLGFGDLPQLHSLLFLVFLVIYAVTVAGNILIIVLVKVDQHLHTPMYFFLGNLSCLETCYTSTILPRLLASLLNGDRTISVTGCIAQLYVFGSLAGTECFLLSVMSYDRYLAICKPLHYTALMNGRLCLQLVVGLWIGGFMSVSIFIFMMSQLTFCGPNEIDHFFCDFRPIIKLSCIDTHMVEVASFISSSIFTLPPFLLTVVSYVYIISTILRIPSSTGRQKAFSTYSSHLIVVTIFYGTLIMVYLVSESDALRDLNKVFSFFYGVLTPLLNPLIYSLRNKEVKEALRKVLRKFLVF from the coding sequence TTGATGCCAAACATACATGAGAGAAATCAAATGAacatcacagaattcatcctcctgggatttggggATCTCCCTCAACTTCATAGTCTTCTTTTCCTGGTGTTTCTAGTGATCTATGCTGTGACCGTggctgggaacatcctcatcattgtGCTAGTTAAGgttgatcagcaccttcacacccccatgtatttcttcctggggaacttgtcctgcttggagacctgctacacctccaccatcctgcccaggctgctggccagtctcctgaaTGGGGACAGAACCATCTCTGTTACTGGCTGCATTGCACAATTATATGTCTTTGGTTCTCTGGCAGGCACAGAATGTTTTCTCTTATCTGTGATGTcctatgatcggtatttagcaatATGCAAACCTCTGCATTACACAGCACTTATGAATGGCAGGTTGTGCCTCCAACTAGTAGTTGGGTTGTGGATAGGTGGATTTATGTCTGTTTCCATCTTTATATTTATGATGTCACAATTAAcattctgtggccccaatgaaattgaccatttcttttgtgattttcgTCCAATAATAAAACTCTCCTGCATTGACACCCACATGGTGGAAGTTGCTAGTTTCATATCTTCCTCCATATTCACCCTGCCTCCATTTCTATTGACGGTGGTATCCTATGTTtatatcatctccaccatcctgcgAATCCCATCCAGCACCGGGAGGCAAAAGGCTTTTTCCACCTactcctctcacctcattgtggtgacaattttctaCGGGACTCTCATCATGGTGTATTTGGTCTCAGAGTCTGATGCATTGAGGGACCTGAACAAAGTGTTCTCTTTCTTCTATGGAGTCCTGACCCCATTGCTCAACCCCCTCatatacagcctgagaaacaaggaggTAAAGGAAGCCTTGAGAAAAGTTCTCCGTaaatttttggttttttaa